One Loxodonta africana isolate mLoxAfr1 chromosome 6, mLoxAfr1.hap2, whole genome shotgun sequence DNA window includes the following coding sequences:
- the LOC100674588 gene encoding small ubiquitin-related modifier 2-like, with protein MANEKSQEGVKTENNNHINLKVVGQDGSEVQFKIKRYIPFSKQMKAYCEQQGLPMMQIRFPFDGQPMNETDIPAQLDMGDKDKIDVFRQQTRGVF; from the coding sequence ATGGCCAATGAAAAATCCCAGGAAGGAGTCAAGACTGAGAACAACAACCATATTAATTTGAAGGTAGTGGGGCAGGATGGTTCTGAGGTGCAGTTTAAGATTAAGAGATATATACCATTTAGTAAACAAATGAAAGCCTATTGTGAACAACAGGGTTTGCCAATGATGCAGATCAGATTCCCATTTGATGGGCAGCCAATGAATGAAACAGACATACCTGCACAGTTGGACATGGGGGATAAAGATAAAATTGATGTGTTTCGGCAGCAGACAAGAGGCGTCTTCTAA